The Streptomyces halobius genomic interval CGCCACCGCACCCCCGGCCAAGAGGGTGCTGGACCAGCCGTTCACAAAGCCGGACCTGGTCCTCACCGACACCCACGGCGACAAGTTCGATCTGCGCAAGGAGACCAAGGGCCGCCTGACCCTGCTCTACTTCGGGTACACCAACTGCCCGGACGCCTGCCCCCTGACCGTGAGCAACCTCGGCCTCGCCTACAAGGACCTGCCCAAGGCCGACCAGGACAAGATGCGGGTCGTGTTCGTCACCACCGACCCGGAGCGCGACACGCCCAAGGAGCTCGGGAAGTGGCTGCGCAGCGCCGGGGACGCCGACTTCATCGGCCTGAGCGGGGACTTCGGCAGCGTCCAGGCCGCGGCCCGCTCGGTGGGGGTCGGTATGGAACCGGCGACGAAGGACGCCAAGGGCAAGGTCAGCGCCACGCACGGCAAGACGGTCCTGGCCTTCTCGCCGAAGGACGACAAGGGGCATGTGCTGTACCACGGCCAGGAGGCCACCGCCGCCGACTACACCAAGGACCTGCCCAAGCTGATCAAGGGCCGGACGCCGTGAACCGCGGCCGCTGCCCGTCGTCTCCGGGTCCCGGGTCAGGGAGCGGTCCTCAACCGGCGGCGAGTTGATCAGCGTCCGGGTTCGGAAGCGGCTTCCGTATCGATGGGTTTCTCGGCCGCGACGTCGTCGATGACGGGCAGGAACCCCCGGTAGGTCAGGGGGCCGATGGAGACGGCGGCCACGGTGCCGGTCCTGTCCAGGACGTAGGTGGTGGGCACGGCGCGCGGGGCGAGCCGCTTGAAGCCCAGCAGGGTGCGGCTGTCGGTGTCGTAGATGCTGGGGTAGGTGATGCCGTAGTTGTCCTCGAAGGCTTTCGCCGACGTCTTGCTGTCCCGGATGTTGATGCCGAGGAAGCGCACTCCCAGCGGTTCGGTCTTCTCCGCGAGCCGGGCCAGTTCCCGGGCCTCCTTACGGCACGGCGTGCACCACGAGCCCCAGACATTGAGCACGACGACGTCGCCTCGCAGGCCGGCGATGTCGATGCTCTCGCCGTCCAGGGTGGTGCCCTTCAGGGCAGGGGTCAGGGTGCGTTCGCCCGGTTCGAAGTACGTCGAGGAGTTGCTCTTCGCCGCGCTCAGCGTACCGTCACCGCCCTGCTTGTTCCGGGTGGCGCCGCAGGCGGTCAGCGTGCCGCCGGCCAGGGCCAGCAGACCGGTGAGGGCCAGGCGCCGCGATGGGCCGACTGGGCGGGGGCCG includes:
- a CDS encoding SCO family protein, producing the protein MRKPTVLAAALTAAAALTLSACSSGAGTEGKDEPFASTDATAPPAKRVLDQPFTKPDLVLTDTHGDKFDLRKETKGRLTLLYFGYTNCPDACPLTVSNLGLAYKDLPKADQDKMRVVFVTTDPERDTPKELGKWLRSAGDADFIGLSGDFGSVQAAARSVGVGMEPATKDAKGKVSATHGKTVLAFSPKDDKGHVLYHGQEATAADYTKDLPKLIKGRTP
- a CDS encoding TlpA family protein disulfide reductase — protein: MLNGPPVPPPRPVAGPRPVGPSRRLALTGLLALAGGTLTACGATRNKQGGDGTLSAAKSNSSTYFEPGERTLTPALKGTTLDGESIDIAGLRGDVVVLNVWGSWCTPCRKEARELARLAEKTEPLGVRFLGINIRDSKTSAKAFEDNYGITYPSIYDTDSRTLLGFKRLAPRAVPTTYVLDRTGTVAAVSIGPLTYRGFLPVIDDVAAEKPIDTEAASEPGR